In Kwoniella shivajii chromosome 9, complete sequence, one genomic interval encodes:
- a CDS encoding ATP-dependent protease La, with the protein MSTPLLPSSLPLLPLSPPQVLFPHLRATIPLTSSQLALVFDAVQSNLGGKGGNGERGMVGVIPVDKSDRRIGRWGCAGRIKNIQKSDEDDKYLLVVEGLTRIRLPRSLPPILSILPSIPIPTSPFSLPLPALSPSTTNLLPFAIQLLPTQLHARVSTLPPSLLADILVTILGVEWDLKIEVLGIPDVEMRGDRVKEIFLDIMSLRGISPPDDISSEKDKNKENSRVKSSISNALILRPKQSSVISSSKSPNNDPLESLPEDLQPIYTLFKTRIPTLSNSANQVVKRELSRLAKIPPQSAEYGVSRTYIECLLSLPFKLVSENYEIDLKDARRKLEDDHEGLEGVKKRVIEYLAVYRLKRQLFLESQEKKKIPLLEAKVDNKDDRELEKNLLSLVPSSGRRSDSIVDESSKEMTQKDELDGNDGPSTDVYRDKGPILLLVGPPGVGKTSIARSLATSLGRKFHRISLGGVRDEAEIRGHRRTYVGALPGLLVQAMRKVGVSNPLILLDELDKVGQSGFHGDPSAALLEALDPAQNWNFHDHYLGEVSIDLSQVLFIATANTLESISWPLLDRCEVIECSGYITPEKLAIAKRFLLPKQIQECGLNNDLIQLDEGVLEKVVTDYTREAGVRSLERQLGKLCRTKAVEYSMSREPITTEQTKSYNHKVALEDVEKILGVSQYGREKPEGKVKPGVVNGLSYNGSGNGGVLIIETLLVPGGSGRLVTTGRLGEVFRESIELCLTWVKSRSMSLGITESPEQDPLKGINVHYHIPEGAVHKDGPSAGIATVLAFVSLLTGREIGTDIAVTGEMSLRGTVLRIGGVKEKVIGAHRAGVKKVILPRSNRPDVEADIPELVKNEIRFVYVDKIEQAIEEVWGKEIWVNGGKDISSAKARIDARL; encoded by the exons ATGTCAACACCTcttttaccatcttcactcccccttcttcctctctcacCTCCACAAGTCCTCTTCCCTCATCTTAGAGCTACCATCCCACTCACATCTTCCCAGTTGGCCCTGGTCTTCGATGCTGTACAATCCAACCTGGGagggaaaggtggtaatggcGAGAGAGGAATGGTGGGTGTGATTCCTGTTGATAAAAGTGATAGGAGAATAGGCAGATGGGGATGTG CTGGAAGAATAAAGAATATTcaaaaatcagatgaagacgataagTATCTACTTGTAGTAGAAGGATTA ACGCGCATCAGATTGCCTCGATCATTACCACCTATATTATCAATCCTACCTTCGATTCCAATACCAACATCACCATTCTCCCTTCCCTTACCAGCATTGAGTCCATCCACGACAAATCTCTTGCCTTTTGCGATCCAATTACTTCCTACTCAGCTTCATGCGAGAGTATCCACCTTACCCCCTTCTTTACTTGCTGATATACTAGTAACCATCTTGGGCGTGGAATGGGACTTGAAGATCGAGGTATTGGGTATACCCGATGTGGAAATGAGAGGTGATAGGGTTAAAGAGATCTTCTTGGATATAATGTCATTGAGAGGTATTTCACCTCCTGACGATATTTCATCCGAAAAGGataaaaacaaagaaaacTCAAGGGTCAAATCTTCGATATCAAATGCATTAATTTTAAGACCTAAACAATCTTCTGTAATCTCTTCCTCTAAATCGCCAAACAACGATCCATTGGAATCATTGCCAGAAGACCTTCAACCAATATATACTCTATTCAAAACTCGTATACCGACATTATCTAATTCTGCGAATCAAGTGGTCAAGAGAGAATTAAGTCGACTAGCAAAGATACCACCTCAATCCGCTGAATACGGCGTATCGAGAACTTATATTGAATGCTTATTGTCTCTTCCATTCAAATTGGTCAGCGAGAACTACgagattgatttgaaggATGCCAGGaggaaattggaagatgatcatgaagGTTTAGAAGGTGTTAAGAAGAGGGTCATCGAATATTTGGCTGTATACAG GCTGAAAAGACAGCTGTTTTTGGAATctcaagaaaagaagaagatcccGTTGCTTGAGGCGAAAGTCGACAACAAAGACGATCGAGAATTAGAGAAaaatctcctttcccttgTTCCTTCCTCTGGAAGGCGAAGTGATAGTATAGttgatgaatcaagtaaAGAAATGACGCAGAAAGATGAACTAGATGGCAATGACGGCCCATCGACTGATGTATACAGGGACAAGGGACCTATATTGTTACTTGTTGGACCACCAGGCGTTGGTAAGAC TTCTATTGCTAGATCACTGGCTACATCTTTAGGAAGGAAGTTCCACCGCATATCCCTTGGTGGTGTGAGGGATGAAGCTGAGATTAGAGGTCATAGAAGAAC TTACGTGGGCGCATTGCCTGGATTGTTGGTTCAAGCTATGCGTAAAGTTGGCGTCTCGAATCCACTGATCCTCCTTGACGAATTAGACAAAG TGGGTCAATCTGGCTTTCACGGTGACCCCTCTGCTGCATTACTAGAAGCTCTAGATCCTGCTCAAAATTGGAATTTCCATGACCA CTACCTGGGAGAAGTCTCTATCGACTTATCACAAGTCCTCTTCATTGCCACCGCCAATACCCTGGAATCAATTTCATGGCCTTTACTTGATCGATGTGAAGTCATTGAATGTTCAGGATATATCACTCCAGAGAAATTGGCAATTGCGAAGAGGTTCCTACTGCCTAAACAGATCCAGGAATGTGGACTGAACAATGACTTGATACAGCTTGATGAAGGGGTTCTGGAGAAGGTTGTTACTGATTACACGCGAGAG GCCGGTGTTAGATCACTTGAAAGACAGCTTGGTAAATTATGTCGAACGAAAGCTGTGGAATATTCGATGTCTAGAGAGCCAATCACCACGGAACAAACGAAGTCGTATAATCATAAAGTTGCCTTGGAAGATGTCGAAAAGATATTGGGAGTATCTCAATACGGTAGAGAGAAACCTGAAGGTAAAGTCAAACCTGGTgtggtcaa TGGATTATCATATAATGGCTCAGGGAATGGTGGTGTTCTTATCATCGAGACTTTACTTGTCCCTGGCGGATCAGGTAGATTGGTCACCACGGGTAGATTAGGTGAAGTATTTAGAGAAAGTATCGAATTATGTCTAACATGG GTCAAGTCACGCTCAATGAGTTTGGGTATCACTGAATCACCAGAACAAGATCCCTTGAAAGGAATAAATGTCCAC TATCACATACCTGAAGGAGCTGTACATAAAGATGGACCAAGTGCAGGTATAGCTACCGTCCTAGCGTTCGTTAGTCTCCTCACAGGAAGAGAGATTGGCACGGATATAGCAGTCACTGGAGAGATGTCACTTCGTGGTACGGT ATTGAGGATAGGTGGAGTCAAGGAGAAAGTCATTGGAGCGCATCGAGCAGGTGTAAAGAA GGTTATCTTGCCGAGGTCCAATAGACCGGATGTAGAAGCCGATATACCAGAACTGGTTAAAAACGAAATACGATTTGTTTACGTGGATAAAATCGAGCAAGCCATCGAAGAAGTCTGGGGTAAAGAAATTTGGGTCAATGGGGGTAAGGATATTTCCTCAGCTAAAGCAAGGATTGATGCGAGGTTGTaa
- a CDS encoding uroporphyrinogen-III C-methyltransferase, translated as MQLQDRRPPIWVSWWMAFSIIIVSWDAGYCFMRPRSFGQGDLAWIWAPYNWVPYSTVDYLYGQQALDSGDGFTNAQALMNVIEIFLAVEYLYLRHTSPSTLSSSKKSNPSHRYHAHAPLVGFAGALMTLSKTSLYFLQEYFCNWCMVGHNDRFTFWAVWVATNTRYCLEHRRIMLTCHSYFNSTWIVIPFIVCVVLGRFIAQALMRDTANQIAYLEWSTAQQSSSSTATPHTALNTISEESEVAEIESDAQISLATSPAALPLTFHPQGLSVLIVGSNRLAATRASTFLEAGAKVLVTSRLPLSELAAEMRLLEEAGRVSYTQINGETSRAWSTLLTDRAISLVCVTDTLIGSGSGSGYRRPASSAKIISETCQSLRIPVNISDQPLLSTYTFPSVHRFIGQSGEPSNLQVAVTTNGQGCRLSGRIKREIVSRLPANVGAAVDNVGKLRSKAKAARKLSEEDNEGPLNSPVPQISTPSLSRVGSSEKLNGHFEFGLSEEEQQLRRMRWVHQMSEYYSFEHLARLKESDLDQALKLWSNSSSNLSSHSDGIHLPHHESGIKRKGRILLIGSGPGHPGLLTVAAHHALKTATLILSDKLVPSEILALIPSTTKLHIAKKFPGNAEGAQNEMMELALAGAQSGEVVVRLKQGDPFVYGRGGEEVLYFREHGFESMVIPGISSALAAPLMMGIPVTQRGVAESLVMCTGVGRQGKSVKLPGYIKSRTLVMLMGVARINQIIDTFISQNSEGRDGESYPEYLPIGIIERASSPDQRIILSTLGKIEESLKKLDERPPGMMIVGWAALCLEGKGRVDVLDTINSSNKDEQAIVVEWLKDEDYKIREGLAEGWKEILEGVQ; from the exons ATGCAATTGCAAGATCGGAGACCGCCAATATGGGTATCATGGTGGATGGCATTCTCGATCATTATAGTGTCATGGG ACGCAGGATATTGTTTCATGCGTCCGAGGAGTTTcggtcaaggtgatttagCTTGGATATGGGCACCGTACAA CTGGGTACCATATAGCACT GTCGATTATTTATACGGTCAACAGGCTTTGGATTCAGGAGACGGATTCACGAATGCGCAAG CACTCATGAACGTAATTGAGATATTCCTCGCTGTGGAATACCTCTATCTTCGACATACATCCCcatcaactttatcttcatcgaaaAAGTCAAATCCTTCACATCGATATCATGCTCATGCACCTTTAGTTGGATTTGCCGGAGCTCTCATGACTTTGAGTAAAACTTCTTTATATTTCttacaag AATATTTCTGCAATTGGTGCATGGTTGGACATAATGATAGATTCACTTTTTGGGCTGTGTGGGTTGCGACTAAT ACCCGGTATTGTCTTGAACATCGTCGAATTATGCTTACCTGCCATTCTTACTTCAACAGTACATGGATAGTCATTCCATTTATCGTATGCGTCGTTCTGGGTCGATTTATCGCTCAAGCTCTCATGAGGGATACAGCGAACCAAATCGCCTACCTCGAATGGTCCACCGCACAACAGTCGTCGTCCAGCACCGCTACTCCCCACACGGCACTGAACACGATATCAGAAGAGTCAGAAGTAGCTGAGATCGAATCGGACGCACAAATCTCCCTTGCTACATCTCCCGCAGCTCTTCCCCTCACATTCCATCCTCAAGGTCTATCTGTGCTTATCGTAGGCTCGAATCGTTTGGCGGCTACCAGAGCGTCCACCTTCCTTGAAGCCGGTGCTAAAGTACTGGTAACTTCTCGACTACCCTTGTCCGAGCTGGCAGCTGAAATGAGACTccttgaagaagctggtcGGGTCTCATACACACAGATAAACGGAGAGACGTCCCGAGCTTGGTCTACATTACTCACCGATCGCGCCATCTCATTAGTTTGCGTAACGGATACTCTGATtggttcaggatcaggatcaggataTCGTCGACCAGCTTCGTCAGCAAAGATCATATCTGAAACGTGTCAATCCCTTCGAATACCCGTGAACATCTCtgatcaacctcttctttcgacCTATACATTCCCATCAGTACATCGATTCATTGGACAAAGCGGTGAACCATCCAATCTTCAGGTGGCGGTAACTACGAATGGACAAGGGTGTAGATTATCCGGTCGGATAAAACGAGAGATCGTTTCAAGATTACCTGCCAATGTGGGAGCAGCAGTAGATAACGTAGGCAAACTTCGTTCaaaagctaaagcagctCGTAAATTGTCGGAAGAAGATAACGAAGGTCCATTAAATTCACCCGTACCTCAGATATCTACTCCTTCTTTATCCAGAGTAGGATCATCGGAAAAGTTGAATGGTCATTTTGAGTTTGGATTgagcgaagaagaacaacaattACGTCGTATGAGATGGGTTCATCAAATGTCTGAATACTATTCATTTGAACATTTGGCcagattgaaagaatcagatcTAGATCAAGCATTAAAATTAtggtcaaattcatcttcaaatctATCTTCGCATTCGGACGGTATCCATTTACCTCATCATGAATCTGGAATCAAACGAAAAGGGAgaatattgttgattggAAGTGGACCTGGACATCCTGGACTACTGACCGTTGCAGCTCATCATGCATTGAAAACAGCAACATTGATATTATCAGATAAATTAGTCCCATCAGAGATATTagctttgataccttccACAACAAAACTACACATCGCCAAGAAATTCCCTGGAAATGCAGAAGGGGCTCAAAATGAAATGATGGAATTAGCATTGGCCGGAGCGCAATCTGGAGAAGTTGTCGTTCGACTCAAACAAGGTGATCCATTCGTAtatggaagaggtggtgaagaagttttGTATTTCAGAGAACACGGGTTTGAATCCATGGTAATACCAGGAATCAGTTCAGCATTAGCAGCACCCCTGATGATGGGTATACCAGTCACACAACGTGGTGTGGCTGAATCACTCGTCATGTGTACAGGTGTAGGTAGACAAGGTAAATCCGTTAAATTACCTGGATACATAAAATCCAGGACATTAGTGATGTTGATGGGAGTCGCAAGAATAAACCAAATTATCGATACATTCATTTCGCAAAATtcagaaggaagagatggtgAATCGTATCCTGAATATTTACCAATTGGAATCATCGAAAgagcttcatcacctgatcaAAGAATAATATTAAGTACTTTAGGTAAAATAGAAGAATCGTTGAAGAAATTAGATGAAAGACCACCtggaatgatgattgttggTTGGGCGGCTTTATGCTTGGAAGGTAAAGGACGAGTAGATGTTTTGGATACAATCAATTCAAGCAACAAAGATGAACAAGCAATAGTGGTTGAATGGTTGAAAGACGAAGATTATAAAATTAGAGAAGGGTTGGCtgaaggttggaaagagatACTCGAAGGGGTCCAATGA